The Alphaproteobacteria bacterium genomic sequence AATATCGATGGGACGATCGGATTTCTTCGGGCCTGCACTGAAAAGCCGCTGCCGCCTTCGGAATTCGACCTGCTTCTCGCCTACAACATGATGGTGCAACCCGAGATTCGCCAGTGGATGCTGGGCCGCGTTGCTGACAACGGCGACGTGTTCGGCAAGCTCGACGTGCCGTTCATGCAGGTGCACGGTTCGGCCGACCGAATCGTGCTGCCGTTCGCAGGCGAGTACACGCTCGGGCAAATTCCCCACGACAACAAGAAAATGGTCATCTACGACGGCATTGGCCATAGCCCGTTCTGGGAAGCAGCGGACCGTCTCAACGGCGATCTTGCCGATTTTGTCGAGGGCCTCGCCTAACGTACGATTTGAGGGCTGTGTCCGCGCCCGCTACGCTCGGACGTGACGGAGGACGAACGGATGTATCTGCGAAACTGCTGGTATGTTGCAGCGGCCGCGCACGAGGTCGGGCGGCATTTGATCGGTCGGGTCTTTTTGGACGACCCGGTGGTGCTTTACCGCAAAGAGGATGGTACCGCGGTCGCCCTGGAGGATAGGTGTTCGCATCGTCACTACCCCCTCTCGGCCGGCGACCTCGAAGGCGACGGAATCGTCTGTGGCTATCACGGCATGGCCTTCGACTGCACCGGCGTTTGCGTTCATGTGCCCGGCCAGAAGATCGTGCCGCGCGGTGCTGACATTCGCAGCTACCCGACGGTCGAACGTTGGAAGTTCGTGTGGATTTGGATGGGCGACCCGGCATTGGCTGACCCCGACTTGGTGCCCGACATCTGGCGTAACGACCATCCCGAATGGGCGGTGGTCTGTGGCGATGCAATCCCGGTGCGTGGAAACTACCGATTGGTGGCGGACAATCTTCTCGACCCCAGCCACGTTAGCTTTTTGCACAAGAGTACGCTCGGCACCGCCGATGTCGCCGAAATACCTCAGACGACCGAGCGCAAGGGCGATACCGTTGTCGTCTCGCGGTGGATCCTCGACCGCACCGCAGCGCCGGTCTACGCGAAATTAGGTGGCTTCACGGAGAACGTTGACCGCTGGCAGATCATTACCTTTACCCCGCCGGCGATGGTGGAGGTCGATATGGGCAGTTGTATTGCCGGGAGCGGCGCGCCGCAGGGCGATCGGTCCCAGGGCATCGAACTTCACGCGTTCAACCTGGTAACGCCATCGACCGCGACGACGAGCTATTATTTTTGGACGCACGTGCGCAATTTCCGGCAAGGCGAGGCCGAGGTCTCGGCCACGGTGAAGGCGCAGTTCATTACCGCCTTTACCGAGGACGTCATGGCGATCGAGGCGGTGCAGGCGGGGATGGACCGCTTTCCCGACCGCCCAACCGTCAATATCTCGGCCGACGGCGGCGGTATCCGGGCGCGCCGGATTCTCGACACCATGATCGCCGCCGAGCGCGGCGCGAACAGCCGCGCAGCGGAATAGCCAACGCAGGAAATCCAGACACCATGAAGACACTTGCCCTAGGCGATATCCGAATCGATCGCGTCGTCGAGTCCGAACTGCCAATCTTTGAACCCGATTTCCTGTTCC encodes the following:
- a CDS encoding aromatic ring-hydroxylating dioxygenase subunit alpha; translated protein: MYLRNCWYVAAAAHEVGRHLIGRVFLDDPVVLYRKEDGTAVALEDRCSHRHYPLSAGDLEGDGIVCGYHGMAFDCTGVCVHVPGQKIVPRGADIRSYPTVERWKFVWIWMGDPALADPDLVPDIWRNDHPEWAVVCGDAIPVRGNYRLVADNLLDPSHVSFLHKSTLGTADVAEIPQTTERKGDTVVVSRWILDRTAAPVYAKLGGFTENVDRWQIITFTPPAMVEVDMGSCIAGSGAPQGDRSQGIELHAFNLVTPSTATTSYYFWTHVRNFRQGEAEVSATVKAQFITAFTEDVMAIEAVQAGMDRFPDRPTVNISADGGGIRARRILDTMIAAERGANSRAAE